A window of the Bacteroidota bacterium genome harbors these coding sequences:
- a CDS encoding T9SS type A sorting domain-containing protein, whose translation MKKAFTLLAGIALTATSAFAQLTNGSTAPDWTLTDINGNSWHLYQLTAMGKTVFFDVSATWCGPCWNYHNGRALDSLYDQHGPSGTIDQMCYVFFIEGDGTTTSADLNGTGTNTQGNWVAGTNFPIIDPPAATINPWNTQYNIAYFPTIYMVCPNNKVYEAGQQNLAGLVSSMNICPYNLDALPNGAASLACTTTYAPQFTLKNNSISTALTSCDVNWHVDSNGPATYNWSGNLAAGASTTVTLPTQTLTAGNHVLYVATTNPNASTDNNINNDSHAYPFGVVTASGTTTPYTNAMTSTAWPYTNWIVSNSDGGFTWSHSTPNGGAAKYDFYNNPNIGDVDDMIVEPIDMSAMTSASLSFDVADARYSASYIDQLDVLVSTDCGATWTNVYTKSGSTLATVPDQTSAFLPTTANQWRNDCVNMTPFVGNNKVFIAFRATNGYGNDLYIDNINVSNAACATGIANAGVGVNNLTLFPNPSNDQANINFNLDHSSDVTINVYNMVGELVYSKLMGNVANGTQNVQMNTAELSNGLYMVELIAGGNRTVTRMTVSH comes from the coding sequence ATGAAAAAAGCATTTACTCTTCTAGCAGGTATCGCGCTCACCGCGACCAGTGCATTTGCGCAGCTCACCAACGGAAGCACAGCTCCCGATTGGACGCTGACTGACATTAACGGAAACAGCTGGCATCTTTATCAGTTGACCGCAATGGGAAAAACAGTATTCTTTGACGTATCCGCAACATGGTGCGGCCCTTGCTGGAATTATCATAACGGTCGCGCACTCGACAGTTTGTACGATCAGCATGGTCCGAGCGGAACCATCGACCAGATGTGTTATGTTTTCTTCATTGAAGGAGACGGCACAACAACTTCTGCCGATCTCAATGGAACAGGAACGAACACACAGGGTAATTGGGTAGCTGGAACAAATTTCCCAATCATTGATCCTCCTGCGGCAACCATCAATCCGTGGAATACGCAATACAACATTGCTTATTTCCCAACGATCTATATGGTTTGCCCGAACAATAAAGTTTATGAAGCAGGCCAGCAGAATCTTGCAGGACTTGTAAGCTCCATGAATATCTGTCCTTACAATCTGGATGCACTTCCAAACGGAGCAGCTTCACTTGCTTGCACAACAACTTATGCGCCGCAATTCACTTTGAAAAATAACAGCATAAGCACTGCGCTCACTTCCTGCGACGTAAACTGGCACGTTGATTCCAACGGTCCGGCAACTTACAACTGGAGCGGAAATCTTGCAGCAGGCGCTTCTACTACTGTTACTCTTCCTACGCAAACGCTCACTGCCGGTAACCACGTTCTTTATGTGGCCACCACCAACCCAAATGCATCTACGGATAACAACATCAATAACGATTCTCATGCTTATCCTTTCGGAGTTGTTACTGCATCAGGAACAACAACGCCTTACACTAATGCAATGACCAGCACTGCATGGCCATATACGAACTGGATCGTGAGCAATTCTGATGGTGGATTTACATGGTCGCACAGTACGCCTAATGGTGGAGCTGCGAAATATGATTTCTACAATAATCCGAACATTGGTGATGTGGATGACATGATCGTTGAACCGATTGATATGAGTGCAATGACATCCGCTTCACTTTCTTTCGATGTGGCTGATGCACGTTACAGCGCATCTTACATTGATCAGCTTGATGTTCTTGTGTCAACCGATTGCGGCGCAACATGGACAAACGTTTACACCAAATCCGGTTCTACACTTGCAACTGTTCCTGACCAGACTTCCGCTTTCCTTCCAACTACTGCTAACCAGTGGAGAAATGATTGCGTGAACATGACTCCGTTTGTCGGAAACAATAAAGTGTTCATCGCTTTCCGTGCAACGAATGGTTATGGCAATGATCTTTACATTGACAATATCAACGTTTCAAATGCTGCGTGTGCAACAGGAATTGCAAATGCAGGAGTTGGCGTGAATAACCTCACGCTCTTCCCGAATCCTTCGAACGACCAGGCCAACATCAATTTCAACCTGGATCATTCTTCTGATGTAACGATCAACGTTTACAACATGGTTGGAGAACTTGTTTACTCCAAACTCATGGGCAACGTTGCAAACGGAACACAGAATGTACAAATGAATACAGCGGAACTCAGCAACGGCCTCTACATGGTAGAACTCATTGCCGGTGGCAACCGCACGGTAACAAGAATGACAGTAAGCCACTAA
- a CDS encoding response regulator transcription factor, with protein sequence MNILLVDDDAMIAEMLNLKLSAKGFHVNVATNGWDALHELSANKYDLLITDLLMPDISGLTLISLLKNYAFDKMPVIIITSLDRPTLALSGIGLGVVDFFVKPVNVEKLIRRVQKISNEQPS encoded by the coding sequence ATGAATATCCTGTTGGTAGATGATGATGCGATGATTGCAGAAATGCTCAATCTCAAATTGAGCGCAAAGGGATTTCATGTGAATGTTGCCACGAACGGCTGGGATGCGCTTCACGAGTTATCTGCAAATAAATATGACCTGCTCATTACTGACCTGCTGATGCCCGACATTTCCGGACTCACACTCATCAGCTTATTGAAGAATTATGCATTCGATAAAATGCCGGTCATCATCATTACCAGTCTCGATCGCCCAACACTTGCTTTGTCGGGAATAGGGCTTGGCGTGGTCGATTTTTTTGTGAAGCCCGTCAATGTCGAAAAACTGATACGGCGTGTACAGAAAATTTCGAATGAACAACCCAGTTGA
- a CDS encoding GIY-YIG nuclease family protein, with protein sequence MVTIYVISCLAAKKKYVGMTENIDQRLKDHNSGASKFTSGYGPWVLIYSETAEDFARARVREKYLKSAAGRRFIKKVESSPPA encoded by the coding sequence ATGGTAACGATTTACGTCATCAGCTGTCTTGCTGCGAAAAAGAAATATGTTGGCATGACAGAAAATATTGATCAGCGATTGAAAGATCATAATTCGGGAGCATCAAAATTCACATCTGGATACGGTCCATGGGTTTTAATTTATTCAGAAACAGCAGAAGATTTTGCAAGAGCGCGCGTAAGGGAAAAATATTTGAAGTCAGCAGCGGGAAGAAGATTTATAAAAAAGGTCGAGAGTTCCCCGCCCGCCTGA
- a CDS encoding alpha/beta hydrolase translates to MWRILFAAFLFLLSLLVLFRAPTNFFWRVAVAVTEFPWIFIFTALLLFISCFWAERYKLISLAISGISMIIFSLPVIRAYQRAAYLPDELAKIFPLGKNVGGKKDPYSFFKMFSGIGIREVTPQKFVYKKIPGNDLVIDFYASSVSSKKTPCLIVIHGGSWSEGDEKQLPDLNSYLANRGINVAAISYRLAPQFKSPAQVEDTKDALRFLVENSGKLNIDTNNFILLGRSAGGQIALVSAYSFHDPKIKGVISFYAPADMVWGGRIKGNPWVLNTDKVFADYLGGSIDEVPQKYSESSSCEYVDANSPPTLLVHGEIDAMVSFRHSIRLQKKLDEFHVKNYLLDLPDATHGCDYNINGPSGQLSTYAVEEFIFSVTGGTNVQ, encoded by the coding sequence ATGTGGAGAATACTTTTTGCCGCTTTTCTCTTTTTGCTTTCGCTCCTGGTTCTTTTCCGGGCGCCTACTAATTTTTTCTGGCGGGTTGCTGTTGCCGTAACTGAATTTCCGTGGATCTTTATTTTCACCGCTTTACTTCTTTTCATTTCCTGTTTTTGGGCGGAGCGCTATAAATTAATTTCCCTCGCTATCAGCGGAATTTCCATGATCATTTTTTCGTTGCCGGTGATCAGAGCATACCAGCGCGCTGCATATCTTCCGGATGAACTTGCAAAAATATTTCCATTAGGAAAAAATGTTGGCGGGAAAAAAGATCCTTATTCTTTTTTCAAAATGTTTTCCGGCATCGGGATCCGGGAAGTAACTCCGCAGAAATTCGTTTACAAAAAAATTCCCGGGAATGATCTTGTCATTGATTTTTATGCTTCATCCGTTTCATCAAAAAAAACTCCTTGTCTTATTGTCATTCACGGTGGTTCCTGGTCGGAAGGAGATGAAAAGCAATTGCCTGATCTTAATTCTTATCTCGCCAACCGCGGAATAAATGTGGCGGCGATCAGTTACCGCCTTGCTCCTCAATTCAAAAGTCCTGCGCAGGTGGAAGACACGAAAGATGCCTTGCGATTTCTCGTGGAGAATTCCGGGAAGTTGAACATTGACACGAACAATTTTATTTTACTCGGCCGTTCTGCCGGCGGACAGATCGCGCTTGTTTCAGCTTACAGTTTTCATGATCCGAAAATAAAAGGAGTCATTTCTTTTTATGCGCCTGCGGATATGGTTTGGGGCGGAAGGATCAAAGGCAATCCCTGGGTGCTGAACACGGATAAAGTTTTTGCCGATTATCTTGGAGGCAGCATTGATGAAGTGCCGCAGAAATATTCAGAAAGTTCTTCCTGCGAATATGTTGATGCAAATTCCCCTCCTACTCTTCTTGTTCATGGCGAAATTGATGCGATGGTTTCTTTCCGGCACAGCATTCGCCTTCAGAAAAAATTGGATGAATTTCATGTGAAAAATTACCTGCTCGATCTTCCGGATGCAACACATGGCTGCGATTATAACATTAATGGGCCGAGCGGACAACTGTCGACTTATGCAGTGGAGGAATTTATTTTTTCGGTGACCGGAGGAACGAATGTTCAATGA
- a CDS encoding response regulator transcription factor, producing MNCLIVDDDEMIRIDLEKKIREIPFLRLAGSCSSALDAAEIISKENIDLVFLDILMPGMTGMQLLETMTAHHPQIILVTSEKKYAVDAFDHQVTDFLVKPFSRERFLKAVMRAISLHNAPESVSLKSKHLFVKVNGCLNKIETSEILYVEALADYVTIHTPTQRYTVHSTMKTILETLPAAEFFRVHNSFIINLEKITRIEDNMVVIDKKLIPVSRSHVKPLLHKVNMLH from the coding sequence ATGAATTGCCTGATTGTTGATGACGACGAAATGATCCGCATTGATCTCGAAAAAAAAATTCGGGAAATCCCCTTCCTCAGGTTGGCGGGTTCCTGCAGTTCGGCGCTCGATGCGGCAGAAATAATATCGAAAGAGAATATCGATCTTGTTTTTCTCGATATACTCATGCCGGGAATGACGGGCATGCAGTTGCTCGAAACCATGACTGCGCATCATCCGCAGATCATACTGGTGACATCGGAAAAAAAATATGCGGTAGATGCTTTCGATCATCAGGTCACCGATTTCCTGGTCAAACCTTTTTCGCGCGAACGTTTTCTGAAAGCGGTGATGCGTGCTATCTCATTACACAACGCGCCTGAATCCGTGTCGCTGAAGAGTAAACATCTTTTTGTGAAAGTGAACGGATGCCTGAATAAAATAGAAACGAGTGAAATACTTTACGTGGAAGCGCTCGCCGATTATGTGACGATCCACACTCCCACGCAGCGCTATACCGTTCATTCCACAATGAAAACCATCCTGGAAACATTACCGGCAGCTGAATTTTTCCGTGTGCATAATTCTTTCATCATCAATCTGGAAAAAATTACGAGGATAGAGGACAATATGGTGGTGATCGACAAAAAACTTATCCCGGTAAGCCGCTCACATGTAAAACCCCTGCTCCACAAAGTGAACATGCTTCACTGA
- a CDS encoding glycosyltransferase family 39 protein, whose translation MKIRNLFPYFVIAVIAAVLFIPYLGAVHLFDWDEINFAECAREMLLSKNYSTVQIGFLPFWEKPPLFIWMQAASMNFFGVNEFAARLPNAICGIITLLTVYFIGKKIYDEKFARIWALAFAGSILPAFYFHSGIIDPWFNLFIFLGIYQFIIYTNEFPSLSTQKLFHSRIIYSAIFISLAVLTKGPVALLIFVLCFLVWRFMKRRPIMSWKHFFLFSFIATLIPGTWLLTLIVHGKGNLVVEFLLYQVRLFGTEDAGHGGSFFYHWIILLFGCFPASVFAIRALVRKANDTPFELHFLKWMRILFWVVLILFSIVKTKIIHYSSLCWFPLTFLAAYTIYKLLSGAFEWKKWMTILFIFLGIFFAAVFTLLPFIDKFKTQLIDSGWIKDPFAVANLEVNAHWNGWEWTTGIILLALIAFFLFMIFKKDFRGIYFLFSGMIVIITLSAILFVPRVEEYSQQTAIDYWISHDCSDFYLETLGFKSYAHYFYGEVQDHISNNHLYIAFRKKYAKTYYNSSLSKSENEIRLQREWMLHGTIDYPAYFICKNTFKDDVKKSYPFLRYTGEKNGFVFWERVP comes from the coding sequence ATGAAGATCCGCAACCTGTTTCCTTATTTCGTCATTGCAGTGATCGCTGCTGTACTTTTCATCCCTTATCTCGGTGCGGTTCATCTTTTCGACTGGGATGAAATAAATTTTGCGGAGTGTGCGCGAGAAATGCTGCTGAGTAAAAATTATTCGACGGTGCAGATCGGTTTTCTTCCTTTCTGGGAAAAGCCGCCGCTCTTCATCTGGATGCAGGCCGCGTCGATGAATTTTTTCGGCGTGAATGAATTTGCAGCGCGATTGCCGAATGCTATTTGCGGGATCATCACGCTGCTCACTGTTTATTTCATTGGGAAAAAGATCTACGACGAGAAGTTCGCGCGTATATGGGCGCTTGCATTCGCGGGAAGCATTCTCCCGGCATTTTATTTTCATTCGGGCATCATCGATCCCTGGTTTAACCTTTTCATTTTTCTCGGAATTTACCAGTTCATTATTTACACGAATGAATTTCCTTCTTTGTCTACACAGAAATTATTTCACAGCAGGATCATTTATTCGGCAATTTTTATTTCGCTCGCCGTACTCACAAAGGGTCCTGTAGCACTCCTCATTTTTGTTTTGTGTTTTCTTGTGTGGCGGTTCATGAAAAGACGACCGATCATGAGCTGGAAACATTTTTTTCTTTTTTCTTTCATTGCAACACTTATTCCCGGGACATGGCTGCTGACACTGATCGTGCATGGAAAAGGAAATCTTGTCGTTGAATTTCTTCTCTACCAGGTTCGTTTATTCGGAACGGAAGATGCCGGACATGGTGGAAGTTTTTTCTATCACTGGATCATTCTCCTGTTCGGATGTTTTCCTGCGTCTGTGTTCGCGATACGTGCGCTCGTGCGCAAAGCAAATGACACACCATTTGAACTTCATTTCCTGAAATGGATGCGCATTCTTTTCTGGGTAGTACTCATTTTATTTTCCATTGTAAAAACGAAAATCATTCACTACTCTTCCCTCTGCTGGTTCCCGCTTACTTTCCTTGCGGCCTACACGATCTATAAATTACTTAGCGGTGCATTCGAATGGAAAAAATGGATGACGATACTTTTCATTTTCCTCGGAATATTTTTTGCTGCTGTATTCACACTTCTTCCGTTCATCGATAAATTCAAAACGCAACTCATTGATTCGGGTTGGATAAAAGATCCTTTCGCGGTTGCAAATCTTGAAGTGAATGCACACTGGAACGGATGGGAATGGACCACGGGAATTATTCTGCTGGCACTGATAGCATTTTTTCTTTTCATGATATTCAAAAAGGATTTCCGCGGAATTTATTTTCTTTTTTCCGGGATGATCGTGATCATCACACTTTCAGCAATACTGTTTGTTCCGCGCGTAGAAGAATATTCGCAGCAAACAGCAATCGACTACTGGATCAGCCACGACTGTTCCGATTTTTATCTCGAGACACTCGGCTTCAAAAGTTACGCGCATTATTTCTACGGAGAAGTGCAGGATCATATCAGCAACAATCATCTCTATATTGCATTCCGGAAAAAATATGCAAAAACTTATTACAATTCATCTTTATCAAAATCTGAAAATGAGATTCGCCTGCAGCGCGAATGGATGCTGCACGGAACGATCGACTATCCCGCTTATTTCATTTGCAAGAATACTTTTAAAGACGACGTGAAAAAAAGTTATCCATTTCTCCGGTACACCGGTGAGAAGAATGGGTTTGTATTCTGGGAAAGAGTGCCGTAA
- a CDS encoding PKD domain-containing protein, which produces MKKITTFFLFCLLFVFPSGKIFAQSMNCVTATSLTLTNNSVCVNGTDVGAITDNTLYGGCNTVPVDMVWYTYVTTGSSNQFVVTPGTLTNAEIVIYLGGCPTTGGVLQICNTAVGSSPMTTNWGIPVGTQVWVGVASNAGTDGTFQLCITSTIPPPTGGQFCNTPIILCNENAYTQSSMAQYGSSGQTPSCFANPTQQDMFIEFTVLQTGLFAWTANPANPATEFDWCLWNVTSGCPGTEVCCNYNYGAGSSLGFGQQTQAGTVPCGYNLASGIPSQEFSPPNTLVAGQTYCLQISNYNTNSTGFTLNWTNSTCVIQPNAQFTINPTGPICGASATVSITNTSLGGPQQWNYGDGSPIYTGTNPPSHTYSSPGTYAITCTINGQCPSTFTQFIQVLDPLAASSTSANASCSACNGTASVTNVTGGDGIYTYAWSPGGQTTPSVNGLCAGTYTVTVSNAACASSVQQTVTITSTGSMTASLTASSNVSCNAANNGSATVTPSTGTPPYTYSWNPSAQTTQTATNLGPGTYTCTVTSSDGCTTTVTVTITEPPALTLASTGLSTTCSANCDGQLVVIPTGGTQPYTFLWNTGCATASCTNNCAGNYTVTVTDLNGCTQTSTTTITSPPPITAAMSSTTAHCNNPDGSATVNASGGTGAFTYSWAPSGGNAATANNLTPGTYTVTVTDANNCVITNTVTVANAPGVNITQQAFSNVSCFGACDGSVTISASGGTTPYTYAWLPSGGNAASASNLCNGNYTCTVTDATGCANTYTINITQPVLLTVNTPAAPSICSGQNQQLNANAAGGTTAYSYSWQPGNMNTANPTVTPATTTTYTITVTDANGCTAIDSEMVFVNAVPIAALVADTTQGCAPLCVNFTDLSTVANPSVINAWSWNFGDNGTSTSQNPQHCYALPGVYTVTLQVTGTGGCVGNITMNNYINVSGSPNASFSATPQPTDILDPTVFFTDQSTGAVAWLWEFYDPSNATSILQNPSFAFPDTGCYPVTLIVTNNAGCIDSVTEPVCIDPYWTFYIPNAFTPNADGLNDVFMPKEYGIEEDNYKFWIFDRWGNLIFYTDDLHKGWDGHANGGAEIAQIDTYVWKVQCRDILGGRHKYIGKVSLIK; this is translated from the coding sequence ATGAAAAAAATTACAACTTTCTTCCTGTTCTGTTTGCTGTTCGTTTTTCCATCTGGAAAAATTTTCGCGCAATCCATGAACTGCGTTACGGCAACTTCACTTACACTCACGAATAATTCTGTTTGTGTGAATGGAACAGATGTAGGAGCAATTACAGACAACACACTTTATGGCGGATGCAATACCGTTCCCGTTGACATGGTGTGGTACACTTATGTTACAACAGGATCTTCCAATCAATTTGTAGTTACGCCGGGAACACTTACGAATGCAGAAATTGTAATTTACCTCGGAGGCTGCCCCACAACAGGTGGTGTTCTCCAGATTTGCAACACTGCAGTAGGAAGTTCACCGATGACCACCAACTGGGGAATTCCAGTAGGCACACAGGTGTGGGTAGGCGTTGCATCGAATGCGGGAACCGACGGAACTTTTCAATTGTGTATCACTTCTACAATTCCTCCTCCTACCGGCGGACAATTCTGTAACACACCGATTATTCTCTGCAATGAAAATGCGTACACGCAATCCAGCATGGCGCAGTACGGATCATCTGGGCAAACGCCGAGTTGTTTTGCAAATCCTACGCAGCAGGATATGTTCATTGAATTCACTGTTCTGCAAACCGGATTATTCGCATGGACCGCGAATCCTGCAAATCCCGCAACAGAATTTGACTGGTGTTTGTGGAATGTTACAAGTGGATGCCCGGGAACAGAAGTGTGTTGTAATTATAATTATGGGGCCGGATCAAGTTTGGGATTCGGGCAACAAACTCAAGCGGGAACTGTTCCCTGCGGATACAATCTCGCAAGTGGAATTCCTTCCCAGGAATTTTCTCCACCAAATACACTTGTTGCAGGACAAACTTATTGTTTGCAGATTTCCAATTACAATACCAACAGCACAGGATTCACATTGAACTGGACGAATTCTACTTGTGTTATTCAACCCAATGCACAATTCACTATCAATCCAACCGGCCCTATTTGCGGTGCGAGTGCAACTGTTTCGATCACGAATACTTCTCTCGGCGGGCCACAACAATGGAATTACGGCGATGGTTCTCCAATCTACACAGGAACAAATCCTCCGAGTCATACTTATAGTTCACCCGGAACGTATGCGATCACGTGTACCATCAACGGACAATGTCCTTCCACATTTACACAATTCATTCAAGTGCTTGATCCGCTTGCTGCGTCCTCCACATCTGCAAATGCAAGTTGTTCTGCATGCAATGGAACTGCATCAGTTACAAACGTAACGGGTGGAGATGGAATTTATACTTACGCATGGTCGCCCGGCGGACAAACTACTCCATCAGTAAATGGATTATGTGCGGGCACTTACACAGTAACGGTAAGTAATGCAGCATGTGCATCTTCAGTTCAGCAAACAGTAACGATTACTTCAACAGGATCAATGACCGCATCTCTCACTGCATCTTCGAATGTTTCCTGCAACGCAGCCAATAACGGAAGTGCAACGGTTACTCCGTCAACAGGAACACCACCTTACACTTATTCCTGGAATCCATCAGCACAAACTACACAAACTGCAACGAATCTCGGACCCGGAACTTATACATGCACAGTAACTTCTTCCGACGGATGCACTACTACTGTTACGGTTACCATTACAGAACCGCCTGCGCTCACTTTAGCATCGACAGGACTTTCGACAACTTGTTCTGCGAATTGCGACGGACAACTTGTAGTAATTCCAACCGGCGGAACACAACCTTATACTTTTTTATGGAACACCGGATGTGCTACTGCGAGTTGTACAAATAATTGCGCAGGAAATTATACAGTGACAGTAACTGATCTCAATGGCTGCACGCAAACTTCAACTACAACAATCACATCACCTCCTCCAATTACAGCAGCCATGTCATCGACCACTGCGCATTGCAATAATCCGGATGGAAGTGCAACTGTAAATGCATCGGGAGGAACAGGAGCATTTACTTATTCATGGGCACCATCGGGAGGAAATGCGGCAACAGCAAATAATCTTACACCGGGAACTTACACCGTAACAGTTACAGATGCGAACAATTGTGTAATAACAAATACGGTAACAGTTGCCAATGCACCGGGTGTGAATATTACACAGCAGGCATTTTCGAATGTAAGTTGCTTTGGTGCGTGCGATGGTTCTGTAACTATTTCTGCTTCGGGTGGAACTACTCCTTATACTTATGCATGGTTACCGAGCGGAGGAAATGCAGCATCAGCTTCGAATCTCTGCAATGGAAATTATACATGCACTGTTACCGATGCAACAGGTTGTGCAAATACTTACACGATCAACATCACGCAACCGGTTTTACTCACAGTGAATACTCCTGCAGCACCTTCCATCTGCAGCGGACAAAACCAACAGTTGAATGCAAATGCTGCCGGCGGAACAACTGCGTATTCTTATTCGTGGCAACCCGGAAATATGAATACTGCAAATCCTACAGTGACTCCTGCAACAACTACAACTTACACAATTACTGTTACGGATGCGAACGGATGTACAGCCATAGATTCTGAAATGGTTTTTGTGAATGCAGTTCCTATTGCAGCGCTTGTTGCCGATACTACGCAGGGATGCGCACCACTTTGTGTGAACTTCACGGATCTTTCTACAGTTGCAAATCCTTCGGTGATCAATGCGTGGTCGTGGAATTTCGGTGACAACGGAACAAGCACTTCACAGAATCCGCAGCATTGTTACGCGCTCCCGGGTGTGTACACGGTGACGCTGCAGGTAACGGGCACGGGTGGGTGCGTAGGAAATATTACAATGAATAATTACATCAATGTTTCCGGAAGTCCGAATGCAAGTTTCAGTGCAACACCGCAACCAACCGATATTCTTGACCCGACCGTTTTCTTCACGGATCAATCAACAGGTGCAGTAGCATGGTTGTGGGAATTTTATGATCCGTCCAATGCAACTTCCATTTTGCAGAATCCATCTTTTGCTTTTCCTGATACGGGATGTTATCCTGTAACGCTCATCGTGACAAATAATGCAGGATGTATTGATTCTGTGACCGAACCGGTTTGCATCGATCCTTACTGGACATTTTATATTCCGAATGCATTCACGCCGAATGCTGACGGGCTGAATGATGTTTTCATGCCGAAGGAATACGGAATAGAAGAAGACAATTATAAATTCTGGATCTTTGACCGCTGGGGAAATTTAATTTTCTACACCGATGATCTTCACAAAGGATGGGATGGCCATGCAAATGGGGGAGCGGAGATTGCGCAGATTGACACCTACGTATGGAAAGTCCAATGCCGCGATATTCTCGGTGGAAGACACAAGTACATCGGGAAAGTTTCGCTGATCAAGTAA
- a CDS encoding phosphatase PAP2 family protein, translating to MRSFVFILRSNRSILLLYLIFLLGAGFILAHFGKEQIHLFINRHYSSAGDLLMPWITLLGDGWTITVLILLLFALNRNFSLFTGISCILASGITQLLKHVFFPGDPRPALLFRPDEIRLVPGVENNLFETFPSGHTTLAFAFFICLCIGTDKLWMKFLFFFLALLAGYSRIYLSQHFLEDVYAGSLIGTLSSVTVLSFALHFKKINLPALTFQK from the coding sequence ATGCGCAGCTTTGTTTTCATTCTCCGCTCGAACCGGAGCATTCTTCTCCTGTATCTTATTTTTCTGCTGGGCGCCGGTTTTATTCTCGCACATTTCGGAAAAGAACAAATTCATCTTTTCATCAACCGGCATTATTCTTCTGCAGGTGATTTGCTCATGCCATGGATCACGCTGCTTGGCGATGGATGGACGATTACCGTTCTCATTCTTCTACTTTTCGCACTGAATCGGAATTTCTCTTTGTTTACAGGAATAAGTTGCATCCTCGCTTCGGGAATAACACAATTGCTGAAGCATGTTTTTTTTCCCGGTGATCCCCGGCCTGCATTGCTTTTTCGCCCGGATGAAATACGTCTTGTTCCCGGTGTGGAAAATAATCTTTTCGAAACGTTTCCTTCGGGACACACTACTCTTGCTTTTGCATTTTTCATTTGCCTTTGTATCGGTACCGATAAATTGTGGATGAAATTTTTATTTTTCTTCCTTGCCCTGCTTGCCGGCTATTCGCGCATTTACCTTTCTCAGCATTTCCTGGAAGATGTTTACGCGGGTTCGCTGATCGGTACACTTTCATCGGTCACAGTACTTTCGTTCGCGCTTCATTTTAAAAAAATAAATCTGCCGGCACTCACTTTTCAGAAATGA
- a CDS encoding universal stress protein — MKNLFKKILVPVDFSETSTKAAAHASYLSRLTGADMLLLHVLPLNNYYFEMPEPVLVEDSRAEIGRRAEQQLNDLSEQATSDYNIHPRQIRSRGRVANEIIQTAEDEKVDLIIMGTHGAKGFEELFLGSNAHKVVTLAKCPVITIQPHAKDPGFKNIILPIDRSPHSREKVNLAVKLAIAYDSTLHILGLPDNSESDEYAKLQIILHQVEHFVKNSGVRCTCQTAAGENMAHEALRYGERMNADLIIIMTDHESRLTGIFLGPLAKQIVNHSRIPVMSIKPHYGHFESMGLDGNSLIY; from the coding sequence ATGAAAAATTTATTTAAAAAGATACTGGTTCCCGTCGATTTTTCCGAGACCAGTACGAAAGCGGCTGCACATGCATCCTATCTTTCGCGCCTCACAGGAGCCGACATGCTCCTGCTTCATGTTCTTCCGCTGAATAATTATTATTTCGAAATGCCCGAACCTGTCCTCGTTGAAGACAGCCGTGCAGAGATCGGCAGAAGAGCAGAGCAGCAACTCAACGATCTTTCAGAACAGGCAACTTCCGATTATAATATTCATCCGCGCCAGATCAGGAGCCGCGGAAGAGTTGCCAACGAGATCATCCAGACGGCAGAAGATGAAAAAGTTGATCTCATTATTATGGGAACACACGGCGCGAAAGGATTCGAAGAATTATTTCTCGGAAGCAATGCGCACAAAGTGGTCACGCTTGCAAAATGCCCGGTGATCACCATTCAACCTCACGCGAAAGATCCCGGTTTCAAAAATATTATTCTCCCTATCGATCGTTCGCCGCATTCAAGAGAGAAAGTGAACCTCGCTGTGAAGCTTGCTATTGCTTACGATTCGACACTGCACATCCTGGGCCTGCCTGATAATTCCGAAAGCGATGAATATGCAAAACTGCAGATCATTCTTCACCAGGTTGAACATTTTGTAAAAAATTCCGGGGTGAGATGCACATGCCAGACGGCGGCCGGTGAAAACATGGCGCACGAAGCGCTGCGTTACGGAGAAAGGATGAATGCCGATCTTATCATCATCATGACCGATCACGAATCGCGGCTCACCGGAATTTTTCTCGGCCCGCTCGCAAAACAGATCGTGAATCATTCCCGGATACCGGTCATGAGCATTAAACCGCACTACGGCCACTTCGAATCCATGGGACTGGACGGGAATTCGCTCATTTACTGA